A genome region from Triticum aestivum cultivar Chinese Spring chromosome 2B, IWGSC CS RefSeq v2.1, whole genome shotgun sequence includes the following:
- the LOC123044811 gene encoding E3 ubiquitin protein ligase RIN2: MAVNCLYVAAASTAASAAALQWWAASFLDAPLNRDVGGGDWLETSLRSHVTVALLANLVAHVLLVLLLALKTLFFVRLTSTETRKVLEHIINYVIYKGTFLPLVVPPNSQQIILWSTWLVLLCSLKMFQSLARERLECLNASPSATPLKYLRVYSALLLVLSTDLLWMKLCVGFCSSCNSKLFWLMLFEPLSIAFESLQSIMVHGFQLFDIWQRHLMDSGVDYLDFQKTYKQAAGSFSEWRGQLIRNFGFVIDLISLLMSLGHYSMIFWLRGMAFHLVDAVLLFNLRALVVSFLKRIRTYIKLRKALRSLDGALPDAKYDEICTYDDECAICRGPMARAKKLPCNHLFHLPCLRSWLDQGLMEGYSCPTCRRPLFLSAQGHSRSTTAEVANVQLISEQLNMGLNQQRVPEQQDPSDGVWRGAGLDSRWAPPWSSPGVDDPSSSSAVRSVGLSGVQMMMRQFASVTDNYGHADATWNLWPESMAGPSIVPSSSSRPDVSSASLRFRGTAGTINGSMSRVNTMVDRVREVLPHMPDELIIEDLMRTNNVNATVNNLLLMQ, encoded by the exons ATGGCCGTGAACTGCCTATACGTCGCCGCCGCATCCACGGCGGCCAGCGCCGCCGCGCTGCAGTGGTGGGCGGCGTCCTTCCTCGACGCCCCGCTgaaccgggatgtcggcggcggggaCTGGCTCGAGACCTCGCTGCGGTCGCACGTGACCGTCGCCCTCTTAGCGAATCTGGTGGCGCAcgtgctcctcgtcctcctcctagcTCTCAAG ACATTATTTTTTGTTCGGTTAACTTCTACAGAGACTAGAAAAGTGTTGGAACACATCATTAACTATGTAATCTACAAG GGAACTTTTCTCCCATTGGTTGTGCCTCCTAATTCTCAACAAATAATCCTTTGGTCAACTTGGCTAGTCCTTCTTTGTTCACTGAAG ATGTTTCAATCATTGGCCAGAGAACGTCTTGAGTGCCTCAATGCGTCACCCTCAGCAACTCCATTGAAATATCTCCGTGTATATTCTGCACTGTTGCTGGTTCTTTCGACTGATCTACTATG GATGAAGCTTTGTGTAGGGTTCTGCAGTTCATGCAATTCTAAGTTATTTTGGCTTATGTTATTTGAGCCACTTAGTATTGCCTTTGAGTCACTGCAG TCTATCATGGTGCATGGATTTCAGTTGTTTGACATTTGGCAGCGACATCTGATGGACAGTGGTGTGGACTATCTTGATTTCCAAAAAACTTATAAACAAGCAGCAG GTTCATTTTCTGAATGGAGAGGCCAACTTATAAGGAATTTTGGTTTTGTCATTGACCTGATAAGCTTGTTGATGTCACTTGGTCATTATTCGATGATCTTTTGGCTCCGTGGTATGGCGTTTCACCTGGTCGACGCAGTCCTCCTGTTTAACTTGCGT GCTCTTGTAGTTTCATTTTTGAAGAGGATTAGGACCTACATTAAGTTAAGAAAGGCACTCCGTTCGCTCGACGGAGCACTTCCAGATGCTAAATACGATGAGATCTGCACATATGATGATGAGTGTGCCATCTGCCGG GGACCAATGGCTCGAGCTAAAAAGTTGCCTTGCAACCATCTATTTCATCTACCTTGCTTGCGATCTTG GTTGGATCAAGGATTAATGGAGGGTTACTCTTGTCCAACTTGTCGAAGGCCACTCTTTCTTTCAGCTCAAGGACATTCTAGGTCAACAACAGCAGAGGTAGCAAATGTTCAGCTAATTTCGGAACAGCTAAATATGGGATTAAATCAGCAAAGGGTTCCTGAACAGCAGGATCCTTCAGATGGTGTTTGGAG AGGTGCGGGTCTTGATTCTCGCTGGGCACCACCGTGGTCGAGCCCTGGGGTCGATGACCCCAGTTCCTCTAGTGCAGTGAGATCCGTGGGGCTTAGCGGAGTTCAGATGATGATGAGGCAGTTCGCTTCTGTGACTGATAATTATGGGCATGCAGATGCCACCTGGAATCTGTGGCCTGAGTCAATGGCAGGCCCTTCAATTGTTCCATCATCTTCCTCGAGGCCTGATGTGTCTTCTGCTAGCTTGCGGTTCCGAGGCACGGCAGGAACAATTAACGGAAGCATGTCGCGGGTTAATACCATGGTAGATAGAGTACGAGAAGTTTTACCCCATATGCCTGACGAGCTAATTATTGAA GACCTGATGAGAACGAATAACGTGAATGCCACTGTGAATAATCTTCTGCTGATGCAATGA